The Dermacentor silvarum isolate Dsil-2018 chromosome 3, BIME_Dsil_1.4, whole genome shotgun sequence region CGTCCTTACCGCAACAGACACCTCCGTGTCGAGCGCGGGCGCTTTGTGGATCGCCAGTAGAACGACATTGTAGCCAGCTTACTAGGTATACTGAAGCTTACTACGAAATTTCAACTGGGATGCCTTGATTACAACAAGATATACTGTGTCGTGGTGTCATTTCGCATTGCAGTTGGCAGTAAGAGTGCAATCTAGTGAACCTGCTGATGTTTTCATAAGATCTCGTGGTTCAAATATGACATGGGTAATGCCGAAGGTCTCAGAAGAAAGTTGTCTTACCTATGGACGAATATATTTCACAATTTCTTCCACAACTGTTTAATACCACGTTCTTGTACACTAACCTACAGGCGCTGGCATCTTATGATTGCGGAGAGCACGCGTACGTACTACTCGATCCTAAGGCCAACGATGTCTATACAAAAGCGATGGGTCTCCCATTCGTTGACTGCCATTGTCCCTTTGCAATAGAGACAGTAAAAGGTCTACACCAGCAAAGTCATTCTATTGGTATCGCGAAGTTGCTCAGAAGACTCTGTCATATAGCGTGACGCAGTCGGTCGCCTTCTTGAGCAAATATTTTATTCCAGCGTAGACTGGAGCGCCCAAGCGACATGATTGAGAGTGCCGTGCTGACTGGCATCTCAACAGCGACCTTGTAAAGCTGCAATAAGGTTTAACATAGCGTTGCGCCGTCCACACGCACTCTCTCTCACGTGTATTCATACTAATCTTGCTTTCACGGTTGAGCTTACTGCCTTTCCACTTTCCTTTTTTTGGCTCTCTACTTCCCTTTCGCATGGCTGTGCACGTGTAATCGTGTTTTTTTTCACACCCGTTCACAAGCTAGACCAGCGGTATCAGGTTACCACATGTTGCCATCCGCGCAACCGAATTGTTCACATCCCAACAAGAAAACGCGCGGCACCAAAAAGCGCTCTCCACTCAGGTTGCGTCAGACCTCTTGTACCCATTAGTTCAACATGAGTAATTCCGGCAGTTCTTCGTGTCCATTACACCACGTGCGTACACAATGGAGAGTGAGCACCGAGCCCTCCCTTGTTGAGCCCAGCGTCGCCGTTTAATTTCAATTATCGCGCGCTCCACTGTCATGGCCCGCACCCGCCATAGCGCTGTCACATTTGCTTTCCCGCATCTCCGCAAGGTGTTTACACAGTACTCGAGTCGCGTGGAACAGCCATTCTCGCTGTCAGTTCGCTCCCTGCGGCGCCCCCACCCGCTGGCCCAGCTTCATCCTCGGGGAGGGCAGCCGAGTGACTAGCGATGCGGGCTTTCCATGCGGGACAAAGAAATAACCCTGGCAGGCGAGCAAGACCTCGCGCGTTTCGCTTGAGCGGCACTGGAGCACTAGAACTCATTACAGGTGTTTAAGAGGGTTGAAGCTTCGTGAACATGAGTTAGTGGTCAGAAATAAAGAAGGTGCGCCCAGGCCCGCATATACTGAATTTTGCAGGTGCGAGCCCCGCTTCTAACACATTGAGAGATTATTAAAAAAAGCGAGGATACAGTCGCGAGGAAAACTTTAAAGGCCTACCACATCAGTAAAAACGCACCTTTATGTAACAGTGACACATCTGCAGCTTTGTGACAGACAAAAAGTGCCTTGATATAACTTGTGGCACGAAACTAGAAAACcatagctttcttttctttctgttttaaaCTCTTGTCTTGCGGTGGTGTGTATGTCTCCGAGTGTCATGCGTGGTATATAGGCGAGTTTCGAAGGCCTAATCAAACCATTGGTAGTGACACTCGCCCTGATATCAAAAGGGGCTTGTGCTTTAGCGCGAATACGGAGGTACTCGTGAACTAACGGACTCAGCTCTTCCCTTCGAGTCACCAGCTTTTCGATTGGCTATTTTACCAAGAGCTTATAATTGTGCAAACGAGTACGTTCCCATTTCTATGAAGTCACGGAGTAGTGAGACGTTAAATATGGGTAGCTGTTTGTACACTGTTATTAATGAATTCTCTTTGAGCTCGTGCAAAAAACAAAGCTTGAGCTTTGTTTACTGTGGATGATCCCCACTACATTAGTAGGAGAGCTTTAGGTAGTTTTTTGATACTTTACCTCATATTTGGGCGTCACCAAGCAGGTCTTGAACGTGAAAATCTCAGGCATCGCAACTGCAAGCTTTGTTTCAGATCCCTTTCTGAAATTTAAAATTTCTGTTACCGCATAAAAGTTCGCATTTGGTTTATTGTAATCCGCACATCGTGCTTTATATATCTTTATTTCTTTAAATTTCGAATTTGGGGGCGTTTATCTCGACGCAGTGTCAAGACCGCGTTGTGACGTAGCTTACTCCGTGTGGAACATCCTTTACAAACTGGGCAAAGATGATGACAGCTGCGCTCTTGCTTTCCAATGACGGAAACAAGCAATGTTTGCTTCCATTTCCCTCACGCGTGATACAGTGTAAATGTCAAGCGTCTTCACGTAACAATGAGGACTTGACGTTGGGTCGAAATCCACACCAATGAACGCAATATTATGACTAAACGTCAAATTAGTTTATGAATATCTCGGAAGAGAAGCGCCCCAGAAATTTGTCATCAATGCAGTTATGTTAATGATTCAAACATAAACATATACCATAATCGTAATACGAAAGAAAAACgccaatacatttttttttgctattacACCATGCTGTCCGACAATGCGCCTAAATGATAAGCGCATGCAGATTTTGCGTAGGTAGTATCGCGTTTTTGAAAAACTTAGCGTTGTTTGTCGTAGTCAGAAACCCTTATGTGACTTGACAACCACGTGTGCACTATTTGTCTTGTTGAAGACGCACTTAGTGATATTTATTAGTTGTATCATTTTAATTGCGCCCAAAATAAGTCGTTCGTATACTGACACATTGTCTTGTATCTTCGGCTGTATGAAAACTTCTACAAAATCATTAAATTTCTTAACATTTGGAGTAAAATCTTGATTACGTAATAAAAGCCTACCATAGGTGGCTCTTTCTGAGAACATTCTTTAGATTCTGACAAGACTGTGTTTAGCTATAGCACCAACTCTCCCAAAGACGCGTGCAAATGCCTTCAAATTCTGCTGACAAGCGAAACGCGCGCTATAGAGATGGAAAGCAGACGGGGCACAGTAAAGTAGAGTATAGAGAATGTGGAGCTCTAGGGCTTATTAACAATGCAAGGCGCTCACTGCAACAAGACAAGGCAAGCAAACGACAGGCAGGTATATGCGCAAGAACATCAAGCTGAAAACTTCCATTTTCATCTGAGAGAAAGTAAGGTTACTGCGTGCTGTCAGTTTTTTGCTTTCAGCAGGCAGCTCGCCAGGCCAAAATATTACTCATTCATAGTAGGGTGATTCCATGTAAGATCGAACAAAGGATGGCCGGTCGACCTTTTAAATTTAGTTCAAAATTTTATATATTGTTGCCTGATGAGTGGAAAGAAGAGATCCGCAATGGGTTTTGCtgccaaaaattttttttgaagcaCCGCGAATCAGTAATGACGAAGTGTAAGAATGCCACGCTTACCTGTTCTGCTGTTTTGGCCAACTTTGGTtatgaattacacaaaatatattaAAGTTAGGTAGCTGAAATTTCTCTAAATAATTATATGCTTGTTTTTGCTTGTGTTCAGTTATTTTTGGTTTTTGTGGATAGTGTAGATGTTTTTATAAAAAACCTCAAAATCGGCCCAGGAAACATTTGTTTGTCTACTTTGCAGGTCTTTATCTCAAAAAAGGCTTGTGGTAGAGCGGCAAGAATTCCGCATTCCGTTTtaagcatacttatttaccaAACTGCTAAAGCTTATATTTAAATCCCTTTTCATTAAAGAGATATTACCGGTgtaacttcaagaaaacaccgaacaatgtaaatttctgatgacaattaAAAAACACCATTTTTGATATTACTTAAACTTTGCTCACTTATTCTCCTCTACATCAGCTTTCATAATcattaaaaacatattgcataattttgttcGATTCGTAGTTACAGCACGTCGAATGAGGCCCCTACGCAAGGCTCAGCGCACCATGCAGGTCTGAAGATTCTATGACATTTGTGATCGCGTACGACCTTTAAATTTTGGCATGATATTCTATCCAGTCATTTATGCCTTAAAGCTGCAAATTAGCTGTGGGACAAACCGTAGTGAATGATTCAGAATCAGTTTTGTACGCGTGGGGTTCCTGGTTGCACTGCGGCATCGGAGAGCACACAGACGTTTTGCGCAATTAACCTCTACGAAAACGCACTCAGAAATCAATACCCAGCTTTGATAACCCAAAAATAGGATAAAATTCAATAAGCAAGCGACTGTATTCCAAATAATCTTTAGCGTAATGAAAAAAATTGTGAAGGTAATGGAGAACCGCTTCATTAAAACAGAATTTGTTTCTGGGCTGCAATCGATTATTCGAATGATTCAAGAACGCTGATTTCCTTCATTCCTGTACACATAGTTTCTTCCATGCAGACCCGGCTATGCGTGCCACGTACAATTCAGGAGATGCTTCCGTTGACCTGGATAGCTGCCAGGCATGCCAAGACTGAATGCCGAGGAAGGCGGGCACTTTCATCCACTCATGCTTCTTTAAGTCGCGGAAGGCAacaacttctttttcttcaagaTGTATTAGATGCACacctttcagtttttctgttaaaATTGTTACAAAGTCTCTGGTTGCCCGAATCGCACTTTCAGGGCTTGTTCTCAAGTTGTTGAGCATTGCTTGATGCTTGACGAGTCCTCCAACTCCGTCGCACGCGTTTTTCCCGTGTCCAGTCGCTGAGAATATCCATTGGGTATTGGGACAATCGCTCTTTCCGAACTCGTAAAGGCGGTATCTATTTTTGAAATGACTACCGGCTCCATCACTCACATACGTCACCTTGGAGTACACTGGCAGGTTATCGTCCACCCATTCTGTCGCTTTCTTTAGAGCCAAGCAGGCGTGAGCGGAGTCGTGGTTCAAGTAGTCACTAACAATAGCGAAACTCTCCGTAGATTTTTTTGTTGTTACCACGCATGTAAACACGGATACTTGCTGCTTTTTCCAGTGGTATGCCTGAACTTCGTCAGGAAGCACGACAGTCCAGTTTTCGGCAAAATCAAAGTGGAATACAATGCTCCCACGCTGTGTACATTGCTTTTCCTCGTAGATTGCTTTGCCTTGTGTCTTCCTGATGTGGTTGTGCACGATCCACTTTGCCACTAGAACCCGAAGATGATTCAAAAAAGTATCAGTATCCAAAACCTTTTTCACAAGGTCGCCTGCCTCCCACGTCGCTAGCTGTATTTCCTCTTCTTCTGGGATATTAAGTTCCTCCACTGTCAGGGACCCGCCTTTTAGACACTGATTGCATTCGCCTAAAATGCACTGTGCTGATGACGGAATGCAAATGAATGCGGAGTGAAGGTCATCAGAATTTATTCTGTGGCCAGTAATGTTCTCAAGAGCGGCAAGGCAAAGTTTATAGTTGGCGCAAATGAGACAAACACATACATCATGCTGGGGATAACGTTTTACCCAGCGCGGTCGCAAGGTGTAGAATTTTGATAGGCCAATGCCAGAATCAGGATGGTCGTCTTTGTATATGCGTAATGCCTCTCTAATAGATCTGGTCATCAAACGCTTTGTTTCTAATACTTTTTCTCCATCGATCGTAACCGACAAGACATCGTTTCTGTTAGGGATTTGTCTCGGGCATTCCAACTCGTCCTTCGTGTAGTACTCACGTGCCGCAGATACGCACTCAGGCCTCACCTTGTGCCTGGTGAAAGGATCCGGCCGGTACCACACACCAtgattttctttcaatttcctgGACTTGTTTATTTCATACATCGATGCTTCAGGAATAAGCTTCTTAATCTCATGTTTAGCTAGTGTTGATGGCAGGAGAGTCAGAAGTTGATAACGTTCCTGGGGTGTCGTCGACGCTCATAGGCTTGCCGAAAGCTTTCTGTCCACTGCTCGCAGAAGGAGCACTTTCTTTCGGCTGAATTTCCAGATGCATCACATTGGCTCTACGCCCGCCGTATCTTGTTGCGAACATTTTCCGCTACCGCCTTCTGCAcctcactttgttttcttttgatgtAAGTAGGCCTGTCCCGACTTCTCACTGCGCCTggacgtttcaaaggggacacgcAGGTAGTCGCAGTGATCTGGTTGACGATGTTGATTTCTGCTTCAGGGGGCATAAAAATGTCATCGCTCAACTGTGTGTTCCGTGAGGATATTTCATTGCAGAAGTAGCGAAAGCACGGGTAGCACAAGTAGTCCTTCTCTTTGACAGTTACTGATGTTTCGGATGTTAAAAGTTGCTCCAAAGCATTAACGTCTACGTCGGTAACTCTGCGAAAATTTCGCTTCTTTGCAATGAGCTTCTTGTGCTTAGAAAGGTAGTCTGCACAATACACTCGCTCAGAGCTATATTTTGCCGCCATGAGACGCACATGAACAGTAGAGTAAGAGCAAAGCACAAGCACTATCGGTGTCGAATGAAGTGTGAACAGCGGATCGATTCAGGCTATCTCCTGTCAGGCCATCTGCTGTTCAGGCCGTCTGCTGTTcaggccatagagtttctcactataacacctagagggtaaactggcgccaccgtctatgcgagtttcttataGGGCGCCGTGCTCTCATGGGAATGAccggatatgtgtctgcgaggcttgtgttggctggtgttgaacaaggcttcgtctaaaacgtggatatggctacacaaataatgcgttcttaaagtaaaatctacataaaaggcttttattcacccatattacatatctcaataaagtttactcacctacaatgccgaatgaagtgaagaaaagcaagaacagacgacaagttgttccaaagtaagCGACactcttgtcgtctgccctccaactttagcggccagctgatacttcttacgtttcatataattgtgcttccaatagtaagtcctcaaaattaaacaacgtatgtttttgtgtaataataaagctaaagcagttttttacgtgctattttagcaggaaatgaatgtttctgacagacggaacggtgctagccaggcacgtcttcaaggcgttctggctctccaagaacgatgccaatccgaagtcaccaTATAcgggcattcccatggataccacagcgctgCAGCGCCAGTtctccctctaggtaatatagtgagaaactcaaTGGTTCAGGCAGTCTGCTGCCGTCATCTGAGATAGGCCCGCACATCCGGTTACCgatagttttgcttttgtttcccttGGCATTCTACATCTTGATTTGCCACTGGAGTGCCACGTTAATACTTTCCACCTTTTTTGGTACTACTGGCCtttcaagaaaaagaaatccaATCCTACCTGCATTCTAAACACTTAGCGGGCAAGAAGTCGGATCTACAACAATTGCCTATCCTTGCGTAAGGGCCTCATTCGACGTGCTGTAACTACGAATGcaacaaaattatgcaatatgtttttaatgATTATGAAAGCTGGTGTGGAGGAGAATAAGTGGGCAAAGTTTAAGTAATATCTAAAATGGAGTTTTTTCCTTATTGTCATCAGAAATTTTCATTATtcggtgttttcttgaagttagaCCTGTAGTATCTCTTTATTGAAAAGCGATATAAATATAAACTTTCGCAGTTtggtaaataagtatgcttaGAACGTAATGCGGAATTCTTGACGCTCTACCACAAGCCTTTTTTGAGATAAAGACCTGCAAAGTAGACAAACAAACGTTTCTTGGGCCGATTTTGAGGTTTTTTAAAAAACATCTACACTacccacaaaaacaaaaaataactgaACACATGCAAAAACATGCATATAATTATTTAGGGAAATGTTAGCTACCTAACTTTGATATATCTTGTGTAATTCACAGCCAAAGTTGGCCAAAACAGCAGAGCAGGTAAGCGCGGCACTCCACCTCTTCGTCATTACTGATTCGCGGTGCTTCgaaaaaatttttggcagcaAAACCAATTGCGGATCTCTTCTTTCCACTCATCAGGCAACAATATGTAAAATTTTGAACTAAATTTGAAAGGTCGACCGGCCATCCTTTGTTCGATCTTACATGGAATCACCCAGTACTCAAGTACCGCGCACTACATGCAGACGTCCGGGAATGCAAAATCTAGAACGCCATTCGTTGCCCAGGGAAGGGGAAGCTCCTGGCGAAGCACTGTTTTAGTATGAAGCTTCGAATAAATGGGCCAACAGAGCACGTTCGAGGACGTGTAGGAAGGCTTCACCGCAGGATTACGCGGAATAAAGTCTACGCGAGGGCACGAGAGAGCCAAGGAAAAACAAAAGGGTCGGATAGAGTATGGAACAAATTAGCGCAAGGATATTGTTCCAGTGTCAAAAGGGAGCACCACCTCGGGTGCTGAGTGCAGGAGCACAGGGGTCGCGTAAATCCCCCGATGATCATTCGTCAACATTGCGCTTGGCGGCTGTGATTATAGCGCATAGTGACGCGTGTTGCAGCTGAGGTCGGCGGTGACTAAAACGCGCCCATCCGTGGATTGTCGTGTCTCCGCAAGCGCACGTGCGGAGTGTCTCTGCACAAGACCGTAAAGGACCCTACTAGGAATGCGCCAGCTGCTCTGGCGGCTGCTGCGCATTGCGCGGCCTTTATTTCGAATACGAACTGCGACAGTgacagagtccgccgtgcgctgggtttccgccgcttagttggcgtggaagcgagaagcagcacgaaggtgaattcacTCGCTGCGGCTGCCGCGCCTCGTCAATCTAGCATTTCGGCAGCGagtatccgcggtcatcgagtgagatgtgttcgtgtttgcttgtgtgcacgtgacaccatgacggttaatttagttggtaagcgaatcgTTACAAATTTATAACGCCAATAAatctactatctttacttcgtatagctgcctacctatttgcgatcgcaatcgatgcttcgccattagggcgaaactgcgactttcttatTTATGACGTTAACTTCTTGATTAACTATTACTGGAAATGAAAGCAGAGTGTTAGAAGGAGTTACGCTCGGCCATGATGTGTTAAACTTCAAAACTTAAAATTTCAGAGCCCTCCAACTAccgtgaagatggaagccagcgatcgtgataaacgttttcttccggtgagaaagattacgttcggaaagaatcgtgttcacctgtgcgtgcgcttccgcttttctgctgaagttgcataataacgactcatctgTCTCTTCACCGGTTCTTGCTGCAATTACGGtttttcgcttataaactcttcgaacatataaataatctctgcttaccaggttttcggtttacgagcagtttgaggagaaaacgaaaatctaagcagtcacagcttgctactagcaCAGCTCTCTTTTCAAAACAACGGGCgttgccataactttgacgtaactaatcatggcaggggaaagttgtttaaactaagtcatgaaagcaaatTCTAGTATGTAGACAAACATTTCTTGTGTGTGTTGCTGCGTGCgtcttcaaaattttactttgatgaaggggtccctattatcacgACATTTTTCAGCGACTCGCCACCCTGCACACTGCGCAGACATCTTTTCGTGACTGTTTTCATCTGCACCTTACATGTGTCCACAATATGACAGTAttattgtgccaatcaatgctATTAGTTAACGCAGaactcattttgcagtggtgagaccgtgaccctatagcagtgtccatataatgccagggaaatgcagggatcccgcggccatgggcgctataatgtaaaatgattccaaactgctttgattccaaactccttacgtcaaatttacgtaaccaccgacgcaagcatctggcgccgacccgcagcgttgtctgaacagcccaatcaaacactctcctcgtttataggaggccaTCTTTGCTCGCTTTCAAAACCAGTAACATTGTATACACtgagcagtttttcttatctaattggctgacaagaggcgaggagcacgatCTAGTGGAaatggtttcgatggggccgagccagcgcagtgaaaatagataaccgcattaagacggtggtgccggcttctccgattggtccgcttcgccttacttagcttgcggtggctggtcgaaaatcgcggcggcgtgcaacggaaggataagaatgccgctaaaacggatcctcagcaaggaagagttggcagagctttgtcgtatgcatgccgaaagggctcgataacgttttactgccgcgcaaaaaggtttatcatgcgcaaataaatacatgctaaCCGGCACGTGCGAGTAgtgagggcctgagtgatcgacgggcagccatcttctattcctttcggaacggggcagtctgtggctattccgaaaaatcttcagttttgttcggcatattaatgcattttttcgcgtacacgtcactttgacgtgtgtacacgttatatcagatggggagctgtcgcggttttcatgacgtcgcgtgacagacaggcgaagttgggagtggcccgaaaatgttttgaccaatcgtggatgatgattgcagaaattggaatcaaaacagtttggaatcattttacgttatagcgccccatggctacagcagcatggcgtgtaatctggatgtcatgtcaggtatgtatgaagtgtacgtgtaccagaaagtacgatctcggtatgatttgtgtataagcttatcgacatattactcaattcagcttactaaataggctaaatatttatgcaacctTATTCAACtcgctgcttatttgtgttcataacattatgcacacattattgtgttctatataaaactaaacctaaaATGTCCTGATCTTTAGcattttttctcgcttcaatcgcttggctgcaagttcaattttatttttgctttgcacacagtatattacatttattattttggttttattgctTTGAAACTCTTCCCTATGCTGTAGCTTTTCTGTACTTgttctctgtttatgctacacgcatgtgcagtttttgtgcaagttagaattcgaactgtagtgtgccaaatatgtcgCAGGCctaagtgtgcagcgtgcttacctttgtTTACATTAACATTACTATTTACAATAACTTCTGTCTTCTTCtcagaataactgccactggaaaatacacatatgatgagcttaaaattcttgaaatgaaatgtgaaggtgtaACCTTGCGACAGCTGAGGtatggcagcaatgtcgaagctaaccttgcgccaactattactacagta contains the following coding sequences:
- the LOC125944286 gene encoding uncharacterized protein LOC125944286, with the protein product MNVLRDKRCSPFRPYVVRDYFKRVEFQQRGSAHLHVILWLEDAPEDEELSGAEGAMPKTLDCRINSDDLHSAFICIPSSAQCILGECNQCLKGGSLTVEELNIPEEEEIQLATWEAGDLVKKVLDTDTFLNHLRVLVAKWIVHNHIRKTQGKAIYEEKQCTQRGSIVFHFDFAENWTVVLPDEVQAYHWKKQQVSVFTCVVTTKKSTESFAIVSDYLNHDSAHACLALKKATEWVDDNLPVYSKVTYVSDGAGSHFKNRYRLYEFGKSDCPNTQWIFSATGHGKNACDGVGGLVKHQAMLNNLRTSPESAIRATRDFVTILTEKLKGVHLIHLEEKEVVAFRDLKKHEWMKVPAFLGIQSWHAWQLSRSTEASPELYVARIAGSAWKKLCVQE